One window from the genome of Gimesia aquarii encodes:
- a CDS encoding antibiotic biosynthesis monooxygenase family protein: MAPKRQPPYYAVIFTSTQTDDLDGYAEMSAHMEKLASNQSGFLGIESFRSLDKKGVTISYWKDLSAIRAWKENPEHLTAQQLGKQQWYQDYTIEIAKIETAYDFQTGCPPSE; this comes from the coding sequence ATGGCCCCGAAACGACAACCTCCGTATTACGCTGTCATATTCACATCCACCCAAACTGATGATTTGGATGGATATGCGGAAATGTCTGCCCATATGGAAAAGCTTGCCAGCAATCAATCCGGATTTCTTGGCATAGAGTCTTTTCGTTCACTAGATAAAAAGGGCGTCACGATTTCGTACTGGAAAGATTTGAGCGCCATTCGTGCCTGGAAAGAAAATCCAGAACATCTGACTGCACAACAACTTGGAAAACAGCAATGGTATCAGGACTATACTATCGAGATTGCTAAAATCGAAACAGCTTACGACTTTCAGACCGGCTGCCCTCCTTCGGAATAG
- the gltB gene encoding glutamate synthase large subunit has protein sequence MTSRTVRRGTDSENNNQNSIFQVGRLPEAHGLYDPEFEHDSCGVGFVAHIKGNRSHQIVLDADEMLRHMTHRGACGCEENTGDGAGILVSIPHDFLTRVVKQDLDLDLPQQNNYGMGVVFLPTDVAQREHCKKVVEEITQDQGLVVLGWRELPVNPDKADIGPSARRAMPQMEQVFISTPNGKIADQNDLERQLYIILKSSSRQLREGSLPQGLMFYFCSLSSKVVVYKGMLTPDQVMPFYPDLQAEDFTSHLAMVHSRFSTNTFPSWDRAQPCRFMAHNGEINTLRGNANWMYARQGMMSSDLFGADLKKLFPIIEPHCSDSGNFDNALELLLMSGRPLPEVMMMMIPEAWQNHHSISVAKRAFYEYHSALQEPWDGPASVSFTDGQCIGAVLDRNGLRPSRYYVTHDDRVIMASEVGVLEVDPKIVKEKGRLQPGKMFLVDFEEGRLIPDEELKEKYATERPYHEWLQNQRIHLHDIPPADEVEDVPTTELLSRMQAFGFTFETLKFMLIPLIKAKKDPIGSMGNDAALACLSDQSRLLYDYFHQLFAQVTNPAIDSIREEVIMTLECYIGPEGNLLDSTEEQCHRLLIPEPIITNEEMAAIKVMDYRGWKNKTIDVTYPKSEGEAGFRAALDRIREEASQAIADGFSLITLSDRAVNAERVGLPTLISCGAIHHHLVRNEQRTQIGIVLETGEAREVHHHCLLFGYGADAINPYMAFESLWHSLEAGELDATEWTRDSIVAAYRKGVGKGMLKVMAKMGISTLQSYKGAQIFEAVGLNKEIIDTCFAGTASRIKGIGFDVVAQESEMRHDIGYPHRDQVRVSSLTNPGVYHWRANGEKHSWSPENIANLQAAATSGDKNAYKQFAKAVNEQTTRECHLRGLLKFKKRESISLDEVEPVTEIVKRFCTGAMSYGSISAESHEALAVAMNRLGGKSNTGEGGEDYSRFKPLEGGDSKRSAIKQIASGRFGVTSWYLTNADELQIKISQGAKPGEGGELPGHKVNKIIASVRHSTPGVGLISPPPHHDIYSIEDLSQLIYDLKNTNPSARISVKLVSEVGVGTIASGVAKGHADNILISGASGGTGASPLTSVKHAGLPWELGISETHQTLVMNDLRSRVRLQTDGQLKTGRDIVVASLLGAEEFGFSTAPLITMGCIMMRKCHLNTCPVGIATQNPELRKKFAGQPEHVVNYFFLLAEEARELMAELGFRTMDEMVGRSDVLELDEGIAHWKAKHLDLTPILKLAEKPHPNVGTYCTRDQEHGLEVVIDNILIDQCQPAIQNGEPVVVDVKVKNTDRTFGTMLSHEVSKHHGAEGLPDETIHINSKGSAGQSLGAWLAHGITIEHEGDANDYVGKGLSGGRIVIYPPEDSTFSPEKNIIVGNVNLYGATEGEVYIRGQAAERFCVRNSGARAVVEGIGDHGCEYMTGGRAVILGETGRNFAAGMSGGVAYVYDPHGLLLQNCNLETIELEQVEDADDIAELKTLIDNHRKFTSSTVARSIIDNWDEELELFKKVMPIDYKRALLEMAAEEAEAAASV, from the coding sequence ATGACAAGTCGAACTGTTCGGCGTGGAACTGATTCCGAAAACAATAATCAAAACTCCATTTTTCAAGTGGGGCGTCTGCCGGAAGCACACGGACTTTATGATCCGGAATTCGAGCACGATAGCTGTGGTGTCGGGTTTGTCGCGCACATCAAAGGCAATCGTTCGCATCAAATTGTGCTCGATGCCGACGAAATGCTGCGTCATATGACACATCGAGGTGCCTGTGGTTGCGAAGAAAACACCGGTGATGGTGCCGGAATTTTAGTTTCGATTCCTCACGATTTTCTGACCAGAGTTGTCAAGCAGGACCTGGATCTAGACTTACCTCAGCAGAACAACTACGGGATGGGAGTGGTATTTTTACCGACCGATGTTGCGCAGCGTGAGCATTGCAAAAAGGTCGTTGAAGAAATCACCCAGGATCAGGGCCTCGTTGTTTTGGGATGGCGTGAACTGCCAGTTAATCCGGATAAAGCCGACATCGGTCCCTCCGCGCGACGAGCTATGCCTCAGATGGAGCAGGTTTTTATCTCGACTCCCAACGGAAAAATTGCAGATCAGAATGATCTGGAACGACAACTCTACATCATATTGAAGTCATCCAGCCGACAGTTACGTGAAGGGAGCCTACCTCAGGGCTTGATGTTCTACTTCTGTTCGCTGTCCAGCAAAGTTGTGGTCTACAAAGGGATGTTGACTCCCGATCAGGTCATGCCGTTCTACCCGGATTTGCAGGCTGAGGATTTTACCAGTCACCTGGCGATGGTCCACTCGCGTTTCTCTACCAACACCTTTCCCAGTTGGGATCGTGCTCAGCCATGTCGATTTATGGCACACAACGGAGAAATCAACACCCTGCGTGGTAATGCAAACTGGATGTATGCCCGACAGGGGATGATGTCCAGCGACCTGTTTGGTGCTGATCTCAAGAAGTTGTTCCCGATCATTGAGCCTCACTGTTCCGATTCTGGTAACTTTGACAATGCACTGGAATTGTTGTTGATGTCCGGTCGTCCGTTACCAGAAGTCATGATGATGATGATTCCGGAAGCCTGGCAGAATCACCATTCTATTTCTGTCGCGAAGCGTGCGTTTTATGAATATCATTCTGCACTTCAGGAGCCATGGGACGGACCTGCTTCGGTTTCCTTTACTGACGGTCAGTGTATTGGGGCCGTATTGGACCGGAATGGTTTACGCCCCAGTCGTTACTATGTTACCCACGATGATCGTGTCATCATGGCCAGTGAAGTCGGTGTACTGGAAGTCGATCCCAAAATCGTCAAAGAAAAGGGGCGTTTGCAGCCAGGAAAAATGTTCCTGGTTGACTTTGAAGAAGGTCGTCTGATTCCTGATGAAGAACTCAAAGAAAAATATGCCACTGAGCGACCTTATCATGAATGGTTACAAAATCAGCGCATTCATTTGCACGATATTCCCCCCGCAGATGAAGTAGAGGATGTTCCTACAACTGAATTGTTGTCGCGAATGCAGGCTTTCGGATTTACATTTGAAACTTTGAAGTTCATGTTGATTCCGCTGATCAAAGCCAAGAAAGATCCCATTGGCTCGATGGGTAATGATGCGGCTCTGGCCTGCCTCAGCGATCAGTCTCGTTTACTGTATGATTACTTCCACCAGCTCTTTGCCCAGGTGACGAACCCGGCCATCGATTCGATTCGTGAAGAAGTGATCATGACACTCGAATGTTATATCGGTCCGGAAGGGAACTTATTAGATTCCACTGAAGAGCAGTGTCATCGTTTATTGATTCCTGAGCCAATCATTACGAATGAAGAGATGGCTGCGATTAAAGTGATGGACTATCGTGGCTGGAAAAATAAAACGATTGATGTCACTTATCCTAAATCAGAAGGCGAAGCGGGATTCCGAGCTGCTTTAGATCGGATTCGAGAAGAAGCGTCTCAGGCGATTGCCGATGGTTTTAGTTTGATTACCTTATCCGACCGTGCTGTGAATGCGGAACGAGTTGGTTTGCCGACGCTCATTTCCTGTGGTGCCATTCATCATCACTTAGTACGAAATGAGCAGCGTACTCAAATCGGGATTGTCCTGGAAACGGGTGAAGCCCGCGAAGTTCATCACCACTGTCTGCTATTTGGTTACGGTGCCGACGCAATCAATCCTTACATGGCGTTTGAATCGTTATGGCATTCTCTCGAAGCTGGCGAACTGGATGCGACAGAATGGACTCGGGATTCCATCGTTGCCGCTTACCGTAAAGGGGTTGGTAAGGGGATGTTAAAAGTGATGGCCAAAATGGGCATCTCGACGCTACAAAGTTACAAAGGCGCACAGATTTTTGAAGCCGTCGGTCTGAATAAGGAAATCATCGATACCTGTTTTGCGGGTACCGCCAGCCGAATTAAGGGAATCGGCTTTGATGTCGTAGCCCAAGAAAGCGAAATGCGACACGACATCGGCTATCCTCACAGGGATCAGGTTCGGGTATCCAGTCTGACCAATCCCGGAGTCTATCATTGGCGTGCGAATGGAGAAAAGCATTCGTGGTCACCAGAAAACATTGCCAACCTGCAGGCTGCAGCGACTTCCGGAGATAAAAATGCCTACAAGCAGTTTGCGAAAGCCGTTAACGAACAGACAACTCGCGAATGTCATTTGCGGGGTCTATTGAAATTCAAAAAACGAGAATCGATTTCGCTGGATGAAGTCGAACCCGTTACGGAAATCGTCAAACGCTTCTGTACCGGTGCGATGAGTTATGGTTCGATTTCTGCTGAATCTCATGAAGCGCTGGCTGTTGCCATGAACCGTTTGGGCGGGAAAAGTAATACGGGAGAAGGGGGAGAAGACTATTCGCGGTTTAAGCCTCTGGAAGGTGGAGATTCCAAGCGATCAGCGATCAAGCAAATTGCCTCAGGTCGGTTTGGTGTGACCAGCTGGTATTTAACCAATGCGGATGAATTACAGATCAAGATTTCTCAAGGTGCGAAACCAGGAGAGGGTGGTGAATTACCCGGTCACAAGGTCAATAAAATCATCGCTTCCGTGCGTCATTCGACTCCCGGTGTTGGATTGATCAGTCCGCCCCCACATCATGACATTTATTCGATTGAAGACTTGTCACAGTTGATCTACGACTTGAAAAATACGAATCCTTCTGCCCGGATCAGCGTCAAGCTGGTTTCTGAAGTCGGTGTGGGAACGATTGCCTCAGGTGTCGCGAAAGGGCATGCGGATAATATTCTGATTTCAGGTGCCTCCGGTGGTACCGGAGCTTCTCCTTTGACCAGCGTGAAGCATGCCGGTCTGCCCTGGGAGTTGGGAATTTCTGAAACCCATCAGACGCTTGTCATGAATGACCTGCGTAGCCGTGTGCGATTACAAACGGATGGCCAATTAAAAACAGGTCGAGATATCGTGGTTGCCAGTTTGTTGGGCGCCGAAGAATTCGGATTCTCAACCGCGCCGCTGATTACCATGGGTTGTATTATGATGCGTAAGTGTCATCTCAATACGTGCCCTGTGGGTATCGCAACACAGAATCCGGAACTGCGTAAAAAATTCGCCGGTCAGCCCGAACACGTGGTGAATTACTTCTTCCTCCTGGCAGAAGAAGCGCGTGAGCTCATGGCTGAACTCGGTTTCCGCACGATGGATGAAATGGTCGGTCGTAGTGATGTTCTGGAATTGGATGAGGGAATTGCTCACTGGAAGGCAAAGCATCTGGATCTGACACCCATTCTGAAGCTTGCTGAGAAGCCACATCCCAACGTGGGGACCTATTGTACTCGAGATCAAGAGCATGGCCTGGAAGTGGTCATCGATAACATTCTCATCGATCAATGTCAGCCCGCAATTCAAAATGGCGAGCCGGTGGTGGTGGATGTGAAAGTCAAAAACACAGATCGTACCTTCGGCACAATGTTGAGTCATGAAGTTTCCAAACATCATGGTGCTGAAGGGCTGCCCGATGAAACGATTCACATCAACAGTAAAGGGTCTGCCGGACAAAGTCTGGGAGCCTGGTTAGCACATGGGATTACAATTGAGCACGAGGGCGATGCAAACGACTATGTTGGTAAAGGTCTGAGTGGTGGAAGAATTGTGATCTATCCGCCGGAGGATTCCACATTTTCTCCCGAGAAAAACATTATCGTTGGTAACGTAAATCTTTACGGAGCCACTGAAGGAGAGGTGTATATTCGTGGTCAGGCTGCCGAACGCTTCTGTGTCAGGAACTCAGGTGCCAGGGCGGTGGTCGAAGGCATTGGCGATCATGGTTGTGAATACATGACCGGCGGTCGTGCTGTGATTCTCGGTGAAACCGGTCGAAATTTTGCAGCCGGCATGTCGGGCGGAGTCGCATATGTTTACGATCCTCATGGTCTGTTGTTGCAAAACTGCAATCTGGAAACGATTGAACTGGAACAGGTAGAAGATGCCGATGATATCGCAGAGTTGAAAACGTTGATTGATAATCATCGGAAATTTACTAGTTCGACCGTTGCCAGATCGATCATCGATAACTGGGATGAGGAACTTGAGCTGTTCAAGAAGGTCATGCCCATCGATTACAAACGAGCTTTGCTGGAGATGGCGGCGGAGGAAGCTGAGGCAGCAGCCAGCGTCTAG
- a CDS encoding glutamate cyclase domain-containing protein, which yields MDSTQIDTIREFDRLIRRDPGKRGLISSESEFGPLCRDHLLNSANHLFQNASQVVISTGFYVPSAVIPSAETDGPPGAILLASLLEECGINTSVVTDELCAPVVAATMEAFSYPASKMNVLSTENEEWIESFFHQQTISHLISVERVGPSHTIDSFTQQPGQAETAYADFQSKVTPAHFDRCHNMRGEIIDQYTAPLHLLFERLSEFFPEAKTIGVGDGGNEIGMGIIPWEELDRRIASDSSGLIPCRIATDWNIVAGTSNWGASALAAAVALLKGQSDALFQWQRAEQQQVLESIVNEANAVDGVTKQREPTVDGLPFLTYMQPWEGILKFLAR from the coding sequence ATGGACAGCACACAAATAGACACAATCCGAGAGTTTGACCGTCTCATTCGCAGAGATCCGGGAAAGCGAGGACTAATTAGCTCGGAATCTGAGTTTGGACCTCTCTGTCGCGACCATTTACTCAATTCTGCGAATCACCTGTTTCAGAACGCTTCACAAGTCGTCATTTCTACAGGTTTTTATGTTCCCTCTGCAGTGATTCCCTCAGCAGAAACTGATGGTCCACCAGGCGCCATTTTGCTGGCTTCGCTGCTGGAAGAATGTGGAATCAATACATCAGTCGTGACTGATGAGTTGTGTGCTCCCGTGGTTGCAGCAACCATGGAGGCTTTTTCGTACCCCGCTTCGAAAATGAACGTTTTGTCAACTGAGAACGAAGAATGGATAGAATCATTTTTCCATCAACAGACTATCAGCCATTTAATCTCCGTCGAGCGTGTGGGGCCCAGCCACACAATAGACTCTTTCACACAACAACCGGGTCAAGCAGAGACCGCATATGCTGATTTTCAAAGCAAGGTGACTCCAGCTCATTTCGATCGCTGTCATAATATGCGGGGCGAAATAATCGATCAGTATACCGCTCCGCTACATCTCTTATTTGAACGACTTTCTGAATTTTTCCCGGAAGCGAAAACGATTGGCGTTGGTGATGGTGGGAATGAAATTGGAATGGGGATCATCCCCTGGGAAGAGTTGGATCGCAGAATCGCTTCAGACAGTTCCGGTTTGATTCCCTGCCGCATTGCCACCGACTGGAATATTGTAGCGGGAACCAGTAATTGGGGAGCCTCTGCTCTGGCTGCTGCGGTGGCATTATTGAAGGGACAATCTGACGCTCTTTTTCAGTGGCAACGAGCCGAACAACAACAGGTTCTGGAATCAATCGTCAATGAGGCAAACGCCGTCGATGGTGTGACAAAACAACGTGAACCAACCGTTGATGGACTTCCATTCTTGACATATATGCAGCCCTGGGAAGGAATCCTGAAATTTCTTGCCCGCTAA
- a CDS encoding LysR family transcriptional regulator, with product MHLRNAELFCDVVIHGSFSKAAEVRRVSQSAASQAVHTLEKRLGTQLIDRSKRPFELTPAGEIYFDGCQQLLQSFEDVEEQVRSAVGKTKNRVRIAAIYSVGLAQMHEYVEQFQELYPDVSVSLDYLHPDEVYQRICENQADLGLVSFPKEDKELTSILWQEQPLVLVVPPDHRLSDRGSCSVSEIEDEPFVAFTAELVVRQKIDRWLKKAGVHPQVVHEFDNIENIKRAVEAEAGIAILPLPTVDKEVQDQSLNVVHLEQIEWFRPIGIIQRKQKSTPDAVSKFIELLHEDPANFSIARRESTEVSASKSENSPDNDAFSFGPLIARE from the coding sequence ATGCACCTGCGTAATGCTGAACTTTTTTGCGACGTTGTGATTCACGGTAGCTTTTCCAAAGCTGCTGAGGTTCGACGTGTGTCTCAGTCAGCCGCCAGTCAGGCAGTACATACATTAGAAAAGCGATTAGGTACTCAGTTGATTGATCGTTCCAAACGGCCTTTTGAGCTCACTCCTGCTGGCGAGATCTATTTTGATGGTTGCCAGCAGTTGTTACAGTCGTTTGAAGATGTCGAAGAGCAAGTTCGAAGTGCCGTGGGCAAAACCAAAAACAGAGTCAGAATTGCCGCCATCTACTCGGTAGGGTTGGCTCAGATGCATGAATACGTGGAACAGTTCCAGGAACTCTATCCAGATGTGTCAGTAAGTCTGGACTATTTACATCCCGACGAAGTTTATCAGAGGATCTGTGAAAATCAGGCAGATTTGGGACTGGTTTCATTTCCGAAGGAAGACAAAGAACTCACAAGTATTTTATGGCAGGAACAGCCTCTTGTACTCGTGGTGCCTCCTGATCATCGTTTGTCTGATCGGGGAAGTTGCTCGGTCAGTGAAATTGAAGACGAACCTTTTGTGGCATTTACCGCTGAATTAGTCGTTCGACAAAAGATTGATCGCTGGTTGAAAAAAGCCGGGGTCCATCCGCAAGTGGTTCACGAATTTGACAACATTGAGAATATCAAACGCGCTGTCGAGGCAGAAGCAGGTATTGCAATTCTGCCTTTACCTACTGTTGATAAGGAAGTTCAGGATCAGTCATTAAATGTAGTGCACCTGGAGCAAATCGAGTGGTTTCGTCCAATTGGAATCATTCAAAGAAAGCAGAAGTCGACACCCGATGCGGTTTCGAAATTTATAGAACTCTTACACGAAGACCCCGCTAATTTCTCTATCGCTCGCAGAGAATCGACCGAGGTATCAGCCTCAAAAAGCGAAAACTCTCCCGATAATGATGCATTTTCGTTCGGTCCTCTGATAGCGCGTGAGTAA
- a CDS encoding M1 family metallopeptidase — protein sequence MKTKPIQRDRFLSIAASVSIALFSFTGPVVFGQVVNNNKFKQQDKFRQLEEVLPTPNEYRTASGAPGKEYWQQQADYEIDVELDDALQKIIGSEKITYTNRSPDSLSYLWLQLDTNILSSDSDAHRSGTSSPLGKVGFKSMKQLLAKETFDGSMKIQAVRDAKGEPLPYTVIKTMLRIDLPQPLKTDESTQFSVDWSYLINDSKSRPARTGFEYFEDDKNFLYEIAHWYPRMVAYTDNTGWQHKQFLGRGEFTLEFGNFLTRITVPDDHIVAASGLLQNPKDVLTAEQQKRLKQAETAKKPMFVVTPEEAKQNESSKPKGKKTWIFKADNVRDFAFASSRKFIWDAQGHQVEGKPDQPVMAMSFYPNEGEPLWSKYSTHAIIHTLNVFSKYTFPYPYPVAISVNGPVYGMEYPMICFNGPRPEKDGTYSKRTKYGLISVIIHEVGHNYFPMIVNSDERQWTWMDEGITTFLQFLTEQEWEPDYPSRRGEPRAIVGYMKSNYQVPIMTNSESILQFGNNAYGKPATALNVLRETVLGRELFDYAFKEYSRRWMFKRPTPADFFRTMEDASGVDLDWFWRGWFYTTDHTDIAIENVKQYSLETGDPYVDKVRRKKERDAEPESLSKMRNKKLPKRTDQYPELKDFYNEFDDLDVTDADRKKFEALIKQLNIEEKKLLETEKYFYLIDLKNNGGLVMPVILKLTLEDDSTQMIRIPAEIWRLNNESVSKLILTDKPLKSLTLDPHRETADTQLSNNEFPRTIGKSYFQLQKSKKSKNEMQKQKQQTKQTKEKPTSKPTKKK from the coding sequence ATGAAAACAAAACCTATTCAACGTGATCGATTCTTGTCCATTGCCGCATCTGTTTCTATTGCGTTGTTCTCCTTCACCGGCCCCGTTGTTTTTGGTCAGGTTGTCAATAACAACAAGTTCAAACAGCAGGATAAATTCCGGCAGTTAGAAGAAGTTTTGCCGACTCCCAATGAATACCGAACCGCTTCAGGGGCTCCCGGCAAAGAATACTGGCAGCAGCAAGCCGATTATGAAATCGATGTAGAACTCGATGATGCACTGCAGAAAATTATTGGCTCGGAAAAGATCACGTATACGAATCGCTCTCCTGATTCATTGAGTTATCTCTGGTTACAGCTTGATACCAATATTCTTTCTTCTGATTCAGACGCGCATCGCTCGGGAACAAGTTCTCCCTTGGGAAAAGTCGGCTTTAAATCGATGAAGCAATTACTGGCGAAAGAGACATTCGATGGCAGTATGAAAATTCAAGCGGTTCGCGACGCGAAAGGAGAGCCACTTCCCTACACAGTCATCAAGACGATGTTACGCATTGATTTACCTCAACCGCTAAAAACAGATGAAAGTACACAGTTTTCAGTGGACTGGAGCTATTTGATCAACGATTCCAAAAGCAGGCCTGCGCGAACCGGTTTTGAATATTTCGAAGACGATAAGAATTTTCTCTACGAAATTGCGCACTGGTATCCTCGCATGGTAGCTTACACAGACAATACCGGTTGGCAGCACAAGCAATTTTTAGGACGTGGCGAGTTCACGCTTGAGTTTGGTAATTTTTTAACACGGATTACTGTACCCGATGATCACATCGTTGCGGCTTCGGGACTTTTACAGAACCCTAAAGACGTACTTACAGCCGAGCAGCAGAAACGACTCAAGCAAGCAGAAACGGCGAAAAAGCCGATGTTTGTGGTGACGCCCGAAGAAGCCAAACAGAACGAATCTTCAAAGCCGAAAGGTAAGAAGACCTGGATTTTTAAGGCTGATAACGTTCGTGATTTTGCGTTCGCCAGTTCCCGAAAATTCATTTGGGATGCTCAAGGGCATCAGGTGGAAGGCAAACCGGACCAGCCGGTCATGGCTATGTCCTTTTATCCGAACGAAGGGGAACCATTATGGAGTAAATATTCAACCCACGCCATCATTCATACGCTGAATGTGTTTTCAAAGTATACGTTTCCTTATCCCTATCCCGTTGCAATTTCTGTAAACGGTCCTGTGTATGGTATGGAATATCCTATGATTTGTTTCAATGGACCACGGCCAGAAAAAGATGGGACCTATTCGAAGCGAACCAAATACGGTTTAATTTCCGTGATCATTCACGAAGTGGGGCACAACTATTTTCCCATGATCGTGAATAGTGACGAGCGGCAATGGACCTGGATGGATGAAGGTATTACGACGTTTCTGCAATTTTTGACAGAACAGGAGTGGGAACCCGATTATCCCTCGCGTCGTGGAGAGCCGCGTGCGATTGTGGGCTATATGAAAAGTAATTATCAGGTTCCCATCATGACCAATTCAGAATCGATTTTACAGTTTGGGAATAATGCCTATGGTAAACCTGCAACGGCCCTGAATGTTTTGCGTGAAACCGTATTGGGCAGGGAATTGTTCGATTATGCATTCAAAGAATATTCCCGGCGATGGATGTTCAAGCGACCGACACCAGCAGACTTTTTCCGCACGATGGAAGATGCGTCGGGAGTTGATTTAGACTGGTTCTGGCGGGGTTGGTTTTACACCACCGATCATACTGATATTGCTATTGAAAATGTTAAGCAGTATTCGCTGGAAACAGGCGACCCTTATGTAGACAAAGTCCGACGCAAAAAAGAGAGAGATGCAGAACCCGAATCGCTTTCCAAGATGCGAAACAAAAAACTTCCCAAGCGAACCGATCAATATCCGGAATTGAAGGATTTTTATAACGAGTTTGATGATTTAGATGTGACTGACGCCGATCGGAAAAAGTTTGAAGCTCTTATAAAGCAATTGAATATAGAAGAAAAAAAGCTTTTGGAAACAGAGAAATACTTTTATCTGATCGACCTCAAAAACAACGGTGGTCTTGTGATGCCGGTGATTTTAAAACTGACGTTAGAAGATGATTCGACTCAGATGATCCGGATCCCCGCAGAAATCTGGCGTTTGAACAATGAAAGTGTGTCCAAATTGATTTTGACTGACAAACCTCTGAAAAGTCTGACGTTGGACCCACATCGGGAGACTGCCGATACTCAGCTTTCGAACAACGAATTTCCCAGAACAATTGGAAAATCCTATTTCCAACTACAAAAATCGAAAAAATCAAAAAACGAAATGCAGAAACAAAAGCAGCAGACGAAACAAACCAAGGAAAAACCGACTTCGAAACCGACGAAGAAAAAGTAA